In Sphaeramia orbicularis chromosome 5, fSphaOr1.1, whole genome shotgun sequence, a genomic segment contains:
- the bin2b gene encoding bridging integrator 2b isoform X2: MVFCSTSVALSCRRCVLGGTVPQEEADGRRTVAHRQEKRTQTKLTMAENKMGPNLQAGAGFLAKRVQKSLNRAQEKVLQKLGKTMETKDEQFELCSQNLNKQQIDGSRLFKDVKAYYSAVKAVHETSKRLSTTLKDVYELDWNGVEDLAVITDSEDLLWSDFEEKLNDQLVRTMENYTSQFPEVKERVAKRGRKLVDYDSARHHLEALQSAKKKDEAKIAKAEEEFNKAQNVFEEINNELREELPVLYQSRIGCYVTVFQNISNLRDIFYKEMSVLNRELYNVMKKLETQHSGKAFIIKGLNSTSGKSKKRKSLVISNPIPCNTAFPADHVSVHSSTQNGKDAASSTAMERTQSISETSLPEETGSASSSKDVHTSDSDLSSSGSNTPKRQSVCDDNSDGSTGSQGPEGAEAEAELIADQSDDSGVGVPKSEAPSQEVAVPSDSADSDIPQSLEQEDVGEPAEELKPKPGPVPAPRVSSRVTDGRPQNPTTDTDNASENPDATASTEDSDSQDPPGFLYKAVAVQSHAASEDGLLQFDEGDVILVLSGTQEDGLVKGIREETWNQHRDLQNHCGMFLEKLVQPVEAE; the protein is encoded by the exons ATGGTGTTTTGCTCCACCTCCGTCGCCTTGAGCTGCCGTCGGTGCGTCCTCGGTGGAACAGTTCCTCAAGAGGAAGCAGACGGGAGGCGGACTGTTGCGCACAGACAGGAGAAACGTACGCAGACGAAACTGACCATGGCTGAAAATAAGATGGGTCCAAACCTCCAGGCTGGAGCTGGATTCCTCGCTAAAAGGGTCCAGAAGTCACTGAACCGGGCTCAGGAGAAG GTTCTTCAGAAACTGGGCAAAACCATGGAGACAAAGGATGAACAGTTTGAGTTATGTTCTCAGAACCTCAACAAGCAACAG atcGATGGAAGCAGGTTGTTCAAAGATGTAAAAGCCTACTATTCAGCAGTAAAAG CTGTGCATGAGACGTCCAAGCGACTGTCTACGACGCTGAAAGACGTCTACGAATTGGACTGGAATGGCGTCGAAGACCTCGCTGTCATAACAGAC aGTGAAGACTTACTGTGGAGCGACTTTGAGGAAAAACTCAACGACCAGCTAGTTCGTACCATGGAGAACTACACAAGCCAGTTCCCAGAGGTCAAG GAACGAGTCGCTAAACGTGGTCGTAAACTGGTGGACTATGACTCAGCACGTCACCACCTGGAGGCTCTGCAGAGCGCCAAGAAGAAGGACGAAGCAAAAATAGCAAAG GCAGAAGAGGAGTTCAACAAAGCCCAGAATGTGTTTGAGGAAATAAATAATGAGCTGAGGGAGGAGCTGCCTGTTCTATATCAGAG TCGGATAGGGTGTTACGTGACTGTGTTCCAAAACATATCAAACCTGAGAGACATCTTCTACAAGGAAATGAGTGTG CTGAACCGTGAACTTTACAACGTGATGAAGAAACTGGAGACTCAACATTCAGGAAAAGCTTTTATCATCAAAGGGTTGAACAG CACATCAGGGAAATCCAAGAAGAGGAAGTCCCTGGTGATCTCCAATCCCATCCCATGTAACACCGCCTTCCCGGCTGACCATGTCTCCGTCCACTCCTCCACCCAAAATGGAAAAGACGCTGCGTCCTCCACAGCCATGGAGCGAACCCAGAGCATCTCTGAAACCAGTTTACCGGAAGAAACTGGTTCTGCGTCCTCGTCCAAAGACGTCCACACCTCAGACTCTGACCTGAGCTCCAGCGGATCCAACACTCCCAAGAGGCAGTCGGTGTGTGATGACAACAGCGACGGGAGCACGGGGAGTCAGGGTCCGGAAGGGGCGGAGGCGGAGGCAGAGCTCATAGCAGACCAGTCCGATGATTCCGGGGTGGGCGTGCCCAAATCAGAGGCGCCCAGTCAGGAAGTGGCGGTTCCGTCTGATTCTGCAGACAGTGACATTCCACAGAGTCTAGAACAGGAGGATGTGGGTGAACCAgcagaagaactcaaacccaaaccTGGACCAGTTCCTGCCCCACGCGTCTCCTCTCGTGTCACAGACGGTCGTCCACAGAATCCCACCACTGACACGGACAACGCATCTGAAAACCCAGACGCCACTGCATCAACAGAGGACTCCGATTCCCAGGATCCCCCTGGCTTCTTATACAAG GCGGTGGCAGTGCAGAGCCATGCAGCGTCTGAGGACGGTCTACTGCAGTTCGACGAGGGCGACGTTATCCTGGTTCTCAGCGGAACTCAAGAg
- the bin2b gene encoding bridging integrator 2b isoform X1, with the protein MVFCSTSVALSCRRCVLGGTVPQEEADGRRTVAHRQEKRTQTKLTMAENKMGPNLQAGAGFLAKRVQKSLNRAQEKVLQKLGKTMETKDEQFELCSQNLNKQQIDGSRLFKDVKAYYSAVKAVHETSKRLSTTLKDVYELDWNGVEDLAVITDSEDLLWSDFEEKLNDQLVRTMENYTSQFPEVKERVAKRGRKLVDYDSARHHLEALQSAKKKDEAKIAKAEEEFNKAQNVFEEINNELREELPVLYQSRIGCYVTVFQNISNLRDIFYKEMSVLNRELYNVMKKLETQHSGKAFIIKGLNSSTSGKSKKRKSLVISNPIPCNTAFPADHVSVHSSTQNGKDAASSTAMERTQSISETSLPEETGSASSSKDVHTSDSDLSSSGSNTPKRQSVCDDNSDGSTGSQGPEGAEAEAELIADQSDDSGVGVPKSEAPSQEVAVPSDSADSDIPQSLEQEDVGEPAEELKPKPGPVPAPRVSSRVTDGRPQNPTTDTDNASENPDATASTEDSDSQDPPGFLYKAVAVQSHAASEDGLLQFDEGDVILVLSGTQEDGLVKGIREETWNQHRDLQNHCGMFLEKLVQPVEAE; encoded by the exons ATGGTGTTTTGCTCCACCTCCGTCGCCTTGAGCTGCCGTCGGTGCGTCCTCGGTGGAACAGTTCCTCAAGAGGAAGCAGACGGGAGGCGGACTGTTGCGCACAGACAGGAGAAACGTACGCAGACGAAACTGACCATGGCTGAAAATAAGATGGGTCCAAACCTCCAGGCTGGAGCTGGATTCCTCGCTAAAAGGGTCCAGAAGTCACTGAACCGGGCTCAGGAGAAG GTTCTTCAGAAACTGGGCAAAACCATGGAGACAAAGGATGAACAGTTTGAGTTATGTTCTCAGAACCTCAACAAGCAACAG atcGATGGAAGCAGGTTGTTCAAAGATGTAAAAGCCTACTATTCAGCAGTAAAAG CTGTGCATGAGACGTCCAAGCGACTGTCTACGACGCTGAAAGACGTCTACGAATTGGACTGGAATGGCGTCGAAGACCTCGCTGTCATAACAGAC aGTGAAGACTTACTGTGGAGCGACTTTGAGGAAAAACTCAACGACCAGCTAGTTCGTACCATGGAGAACTACACAAGCCAGTTCCCAGAGGTCAAG GAACGAGTCGCTAAACGTGGTCGTAAACTGGTGGACTATGACTCAGCACGTCACCACCTGGAGGCTCTGCAGAGCGCCAAGAAGAAGGACGAAGCAAAAATAGCAAAG GCAGAAGAGGAGTTCAACAAAGCCCAGAATGTGTTTGAGGAAATAAATAATGAGCTGAGGGAGGAGCTGCCTGTTCTATATCAGAG TCGGATAGGGTGTTACGTGACTGTGTTCCAAAACATATCAAACCTGAGAGACATCTTCTACAAGGAAATGAGTGTG CTGAACCGTGAACTTTACAACGTGATGAAGAAACTGGAGACTCAACATTCAGGAAAAGCTTTTATCATCAAAGGGTTGAACA GCAGCACATCAGGGAAATCCAAGAAGAGGAAGTCCCTGGTGATCTCCAATCCCATCCCATGTAACACCGCCTTCCCGGCTGACCATGTCTCCGTCCACTCCTCCACCCAAAATGGAAAAGACGCTGCGTCCTCCACAGCCATGGAGCGAACCCAGAGCATCTCTGAAACCAGTTTACCGGAAGAAACTGGTTCTGCGTCCTCGTCCAAAGACGTCCACACCTCAGACTCTGACCTGAGCTCCAGCGGATCCAACACTCCCAAGAGGCAGTCGGTGTGTGATGACAACAGCGACGGGAGCACGGGGAGTCAGGGTCCGGAAGGGGCGGAGGCGGAGGCAGAGCTCATAGCAGACCAGTCCGATGATTCCGGGGTGGGCGTGCCCAAATCAGAGGCGCCCAGTCAGGAAGTGGCGGTTCCGTCTGATTCTGCAGACAGTGACATTCCACAGAGTCTAGAACAGGAGGATGTGGGTGAACCAgcagaagaactcaaacccaaaccTGGACCAGTTCCTGCCCCACGCGTCTCCTCTCGTGTCACAGACGGTCGTCCACAGAATCCCACCACTGACACGGACAACGCATCTGAAAACCCAGACGCCACTGCATCAACAGAGGACTCCGATTCCCAGGATCCCCCTGGCTTCTTATACAAG GCGGTGGCAGTGCAGAGCCATGCAGCGTCTGAGGACGGTCTACTGCAGTTCGACGAGGGCGACGTTATCCTGGTTCTCAGCGGAACTCAAGAg